Proteins encoded together in one Microbacterium sp. zg-Y625 window:
- a CDS encoding ABC transporter ATP-binding protein, with amino-acid sequence MEITTTELGLAARVQGLTKTYGEGGTAVRALDGVNVGIRRGEFTAIMGPSGSGKSTLMHIMAGLDAATAGRAWIGDTEITGLSDLELTVLRRRRVGFVFQAFNLVPTLDAIGNILLPFDLDGRRPSAVERARIDGLVQTLGLGARLGHRPHELSGGQQQRVAIARALATAPDLVFADEPTGNLDSRSGREVLALLATAARSHGQSIAMVTHDPVAASHADRVLHLADGRIVADKPRQTAEEISAFMLAAEIAGAGAGAGVRS; translated from the coding sequence ATGGAGATCACCACGACAGAGCTCGGGCTCGCCGCCCGCGTGCAGGGCCTCACCAAGACCTACGGCGAGGGCGGCACTGCGGTGCGCGCCCTCGACGGCGTGAACGTCGGCATCCGCCGGGGCGAGTTCACCGCGATCATGGGCCCGAGCGGCTCGGGCAAGTCCACGCTCATGCACATCATGGCGGGGCTGGATGCCGCGACCGCCGGGCGCGCCTGGATCGGCGACACCGAGATCACCGGGCTGAGCGACCTGGAGCTGACGGTGCTGCGCCGCCGGCGCGTCGGCTTCGTCTTCCAGGCGTTCAACCTGGTTCCCACCCTCGACGCCATCGGCAACATCCTGCTGCCGTTCGACCTCGACGGCCGGCGGCCGAGCGCCGTCGAGCGTGCCCGCATCGACGGCCTTGTCCAGACGCTCGGGCTCGGCGCCCGACTCGGCCACCGCCCGCATGAGCTCTCGGGCGGTCAGCAGCAGCGCGTCGCCATTGCGCGGGCGCTGGCGACCGCCCCCGATCTCGTCTTCGCCGACGAGCCGACCGGCAACCTCGACTCGCGCAGCGGCCGCGAGGTGCTGGCGCTCCTGGCCACGGCCGCGCGCTCGCACGGTCAGTCGATAGCCATGGTGACGCACGACCCCGTCGCAGCCTCCCACGCCGACCGCGTGCTGCACCTGGCCGACGGCCGCATCGTCGCCGACAAGCCCCGGCAGACCGCCGAGGAGATCTCGGCTTTCATGCTGGCCGCCGAAATCGCCGGCGCCGGCGCCGGCGCCGGGGTGCGGTCATGA
- a CDS encoding ABC transporter permease has protein sequence MTALVEPAGVADRPAAGRGIAPASRPASGRLAWLRERGMGATVLVAAISAAFGVALLTATGYLAAVLRSDPYFGDSETLAIVIGILSVLLTGVAVYVGAMVTANTFATIVAGRTRSIALMRLIGASARAQRAEVAGQGLIVGALGAFAGLVLGTAACIAAVPVLDRLVGVDSSYVVAEPVLLLPAIAVALTTWAAAWAGSRRVLAVTPLQALGGSVEATREQVARRRGRSVAAFTLLGLGAALLALGVVTGFVTPLGVVVSFAGGLLSFTGLTLAAPAVMPPLLRLSARAFGRSVPARLAAENALRYPERSSRMAIGVVMGVALVTMFAVAAESVKTLVAVSAGGEVDPAFAGMMDSFAAVMMALVGVSAVIAGVGLVNLLTIGVVQRRRELGLLRALGLSAGQVRRMVLLEAAHVTVTALAFGLLLGVAYGWVGAQSVLGSVRIPPAWEAPTFIAPAVPLLPVLVVVAATAVLTLVAAVVPTRLATRVAPVAALAE, from the coding sequence ATGACCGCGCTCGTCGAGCCCGCAGGCGTGGCGGATCGCCCGGCCGCAGGACGCGGGATCGCGCCCGCATCGCGGCCGGCATCCGGTCGTCTGGCCTGGCTGCGGGAGCGGGGCATGGGCGCCACCGTGCTGGTCGCGGCGATCTCGGCCGCGTTCGGCGTCGCGCTGCTGACGGCCACGGGGTACCTCGCCGCGGTGCTGCGCTCCGACCCGTACTTCGGCGACTCCGAGACGCTCGCGATCGTCATCGGCATCCTGAGCGTGCTGCTGACGGGCGTGGCGGTGTATGTGGGCGCGATGGTCACCGCCAACACGTTCGCGACGATCGTGGCGGGCCGCACGCGCTCCATCGCACTGATGCGGCTGATCGGCGCCTCGGCACGCGCGCAGCGCGCGGAGGTGGCCGGACAGGGCCTCATCGTCGGCGCGCTCGGCGCGTTCGCCGGACTGGTGCTCGGGACGGCCGCGTGCATCGCGGCGGTGCCGGTGCTCGACCGGCTGGTCGGCGTCGACAGCTCCTACGTCGTTGCCGAGCCCGTACTGCTGCTCCCGGCGATCGCGGTGGCGCTGACCACCTGGGCGGCGGCGTGGGCGGGCTCCCGTCGTGTGCTGGCGGTCACGCCGCTGCAGGCGCTCGGCGGATCGGTCGAGGCGACGCGCGAGCAGGTCGCCCGCCGACGCGGCCGCAGCGTCGCGGCATTCACTCTGCTGGGCCTGGGCGCGGCGCTGCTGGCACTCGGCGTCGTCACCGGGTTCGTCACGCCGCTGGGCGTCGTGGTGTCCTTCGCCGGCGGGCTGCTGTCGTTCACGGGGCTCACCCTCGCCGCACCTGCGGTGATGCCACCGCTCCTGCGACTGAGCGCGCGAGCGTTCGGGCGGTCGGTGCCCGCACGGCTCGCTGCCGAGAATGCGCTCCGGTACCCCGAGCGTTCCAGCCGCATGGCGATCGGCGTGGTGATGGGCGTGGCGCTCGTGACGATGTTCGCGGTGGCGGCCGAGTCCGTGAAGACGTTGGTCGCCGTTTCGGCCGGCGGCGAGGTGGATCCGGCGTTCGCGGGGATGATGGATTCGTTCGCGGCCGTGATGATGGCGCTGGTGGGGGTCAGTGCCGTGATCGCCGGGGTGGGCCTGGTGAACCTGCTGACCATCGGGGTCGTGCAGCGGCGGCGGGAGCTGGGGCTGCTGCGTGCCCTGGGCCTCAGCGCCGGCCAGGTGCGGCGGATGGTGCTGCTGGAGGCCGCCCATGTCACGGTGACGGCGCTGGCCTTCGGGCTGCTGCTCGGGGTGGCCTACGGCTGGGTGGGTGCCCAGTCGGTGCTCGGCTCGGTGCGGATCCCGCCCGCGTGGGAGGCGCCGACCTTCATCGCCCCGGCGGTGCCGCTGCTGCCGGTGCTCGTGGTGGTGGCCGCGACCGCCGTGCTGACCCTCGTGGCGGCCGTGGTGCCCACGCGCCTCGCCACCCGCGTGGCGCCCGTCGCCGCCCTCGCGGAGTAA